The sequence CGCACCGCCACCCGGCCATGGTGAAGCTGAAGCTCTAggacggccatggcggcggcgcgcGGTTTTCGCCGTGGAGCCGGCGGCCATCATCTTTTGTCTGGAACTGCACAGTTTCAATGGCAATGCCGTCTGGGAAAAGACGAGCAGATACTTtccttgtgcgtgtgcgtgtgtgacaCCAGTCTGATGTGTGCATCTTGTGACTTTGTGGGTGAGGTTGAGACGTCGCCTTTGCTTTGATGTGAGTGTGAGGTTGAGCTGATGTATCTGTATATAGAAAATCTGGGTGCCTTACCTAATGGTATTGAGTTTGGTTTCTTTTCCATTGTTTTTTGCTCAGTCATAATTGGTCGGTTGACttgtgtgtttgtgtttgtgtttgtATTTTGTGTTTGCGCTTTCAATTGTCTGTGGATATTTGGATTGTACATTGCTCCGTAAGGATTTGTATAGCGGAGATATTGATGTCAAGATTGTAAAATAATGCGTGGTTCTACCCATTTTGGTAATTTGTTTAATAGCTACCTAACTAATCGACCTACACATAATCTGAGAAGTAACAGAACAAAAGCGTTAAAGGATTTTAAAAGCTGGTTCATGACAAAAAGAAAAGCGATTTAAAAAAAGACAAGTTCGAGAACTTCCACAGCACATCGaaatttatatcattttagagctaaaatCATATACATTGTTGTAAAGGGCACCAATACGGCGCGACGCAGGCGCACATTGTCACGTCGCCATCACATCAGCATAGACGACATCCGGCGCACATGCACAGTTTTGCACGGCGGACTAACGGCTCGTCACATGCTATGATCAACTCACTTATGTTTGCGCTTTACCTTTGTCGTGTTGTAAATTCATTAATCTATGATAAATACTAAGAGCATAGATCTGTTTAATAAAAAAAAGCTAATCCATCCTTTCTTAAAAAAAGAGCATATTTTACATAAATGAATCTTCTGTAATCCAAAGAGgccttaaagaaaaagaaaaaaattctttagTCAATTTTTTTAGAGCAACCGAGAAGCTTCATTGCATAATGTTCGAAGGGATAGCTATGTTCGGAGGGAAGGCGAGCCAGATATTTCGCCCAGACTCCAAGCTACAAACAACTTTAACTAAATTATGAGAGTTTCAAAATCACATGACCTATGGGCGGAGCCAACGATATGGATATCAACATTCATAAAATAATGCACTGAATCTTAACCATTTTTTAAATTTAACTCTATAGCTAGCTAACAAATCAACCTACACTACTCGCAAAAAAAAAATCAACCTACACGTCCTGCCTAATatgagaagtactccctccgtccggatggagggagtaacatAATAAAAGTGTTAAAGGAATTTAAAAGGCAgttcacaacaacaacaacaaagcaatTTAAGAATACAAGTTTGAGAACCTTCACGTCACAACTAGAATTTTGCCCCTTTTAGAGCCCAAATCATGCTACATCATTGTAAATGACACCAACACAGCGCGACGCACACACACGTTGTCACATTagcgcgcacacgcacacacacacacaccatctgCATGGCGCGCGTAGTTTTGCACGACAGACCAACGGCTCGTCATGTGCTATGACCAGCTCACTCACTTTTGCGCTTTGCCTTTGCTGCGTTGTAAATTCATCAATCTATGATCCTCGCAAAGTTCATCAATCTATGATAAAAACTAAGAGCATAAACCCGTTCTTCAAAAAATAGCATAAATCCATTATTTTGAAGAAAAGAGCATATCTCACATAAAATGAATTTCCTATAATCTAAGGAGGCATCAAagggaaaagcaacaactctttttagctgaaaaaaccatttttcacaCCAACCCAGAAGCTTTATTGCACACAGGGATACAAGCAATGTTCGGAGGGGAGGCGAGCCAGATATTTCGCCCACATTCAGAAGCTACGTGCAGATTTGACTGAATTATGAGTTTCAAAATTAAGCAATGTGGATGTCAACACTAGTAAAATAATTCCCTTGTTCTTAccactttttttaatttaacaGTTGGCGGCTAACTAATCGACCTACACGTCCGgcatgatatgagaagtataaCAGAGCAAAAGTGTTACAGGATTTAAAAGCTAGTTCGCAAACAAAAAAAATGCGATTTAAAAAGATAAGTTTGAGAACTTCCACAACACGTTGGATTTTTGCTTCTTTTAGAGCCGAAGTCGTATACATTACTGTAAAGAACACCAACACACGGCGCGACGCGATCCAAGAGCACATTGTCACATCGCGGTcacatcaacacacacacacaacatcTTCACGGCGCACACGCAGTTTTGTGCAGCAGACCAAGGCTCGTCACGCGCTATGACCAGCTCACACATGTTTGCGCTTTACCTTCGCCGTGTTGTAACTAAATTCATTAATCTTTGATAAAAATAAGAGCATAAATCAATTCTTATAAAAAGCATAAATCCATTCTTTTGAAGATTATATCTCACATAAATGTTTTTTTATGTAAAATCCAAAGAGGCTCTGCAGGAAAAAAAAACTTTGTGAAAATAAACAGTACGAACTCATCGGCCCTACCCGTGTTCCGGCCCatttcacacactctctctcagtCTCTCTCCTACGACCCCGGCCCAAGAGGGAAACCACAACCACAAccaccccacctcctcctcctcccctccccaaaTCACAAACGCCGAAGAAGAGAGGAGACGAAAggggatcgccgccgccgccgccgccgccgcccaggatGACGTCGATGCTGTCCGCGTTCTCGTCGTGGTTCGTGAACCCGCGCCGCAACCCGCTGGCCCGCATCCACATGCTCACCATCTCCAACCGCCTCAAGAACTTCGGTAATCTGACTCGATCCGATCCTTCGTCGTCTCAATCGTACTGTAGATCTGGTCTCCGTGCGAGGCCGGGCGATCTGAATGTTCATGTGATGGTGGTTGCAGGCCTGAGGTACGACGATCTGTACGACCCCTACTTCGATCTGGACATCAAGGAGGCGCTCGGCAGGCTGCCCCGGGAGGTGGTCGACGCCCGCCACCAGCGCCTCAAGCGCGCCATGGACCTCTCCATGAAGCACCAGTACCTCCCCGACGACGTCCGGGTCCGTCCCTCTTTCCTGCCCCCCACCCCCGCCCTCTAATCTGCGCGGATCTCTCTCGATTCGCGTGCCTCCGGTTTGTGGGATGTGGGGATGGCCTACGTATTTAGTTTATCCGATCGATTCCGGCCTTCTCGAGAGCCTGTGCGGTAGCCGCGATTTCTCTTGTGGGTTATGGCTGATGGTTGCGCGTGTAGCGAAATGAATAGGGAAAGTGAAGTGCATAATGCATTTCGGTTGCATATGTGGTCTAGATGAATCTACTTGGCTCTTGTGTCGGATGTTCCATTCGGTCCATCCACGCTGGGTTGCAATTCGCACTGTGGTTTGTTGCCTAAGAAACCTGTGAATTAGATGCCGGAGATTTCAATAGTTTGGAGGAGAGAAGTTGTACCCTGCAATTATGGTGTTCATATGTGAGTGAGAAATGGTCATGGTTTAGGTTTGACAGAACTTTGAAATGTTACGTGAGAATAAAGGATTAGATTTGATAAAGCATAAAATTGTTGGAATCTAGTAGTATGTTATACTAGCGAGTCATATTATTGCTCACATTTTTGCAGCGGTTTAATTAGTCCTGCTGTTTTATCGTGTCGTTTTTCAGTATGTAGTTTGAATCGCTATTTATGATGCTTCGATTGTTTTGAGGTTTATATGTATTTTGGTGTACAAAGTTCTTTCTCTGGATGCATTTTGCTTAGATGGGTTTGAATGAATACCCAGCCCGTTGATTTATTCTTCAGTGCTGAAGATGTTTTAGATTATTTCCTCCCTGAAGATCCATTAACTCATATGGCCTGTGATGTGTGAGAAACATTCATTATGAACTAACCATTCTTTTAGGTTCAGTAATCGGTTTTGATTACCATTACACTAGCTATTATCAAACATACGTAATAAACACAGGTCTTCTGAAACCTTTACTTTTTCTGTACAGGCACTGCAGACACCATTCAAAAGCTATTTGAGCGACATGCTGGCTCTGGTAAGTGTATTTGCTGATGCTTGTCTTTTGTATTTTCATGTATAAATAAGTTATAATATTCTGTATGCTGCTTAGAAATATCTACCCACTTCAAGTACAAGCGTGCTACATTTCGGTCATACTGTAGACCTCAGCCCTTGCACTTTTCTGCATCACTTCGTTTATGCAACATGtatagattagtttcaactggCAATCCATTTATGGAGTGTTTGGTACAATGAACTGGACGGATAATGGGCCATCTGATGAACTCGTTTGATTTGACGAATGGAGTGAGTTGATCTGTCATCGGAACATGCTTTGTCGGGTACAAACTCACTTGTCTGATTTGAAGAATGGACTGGGTCGATGTCAATATGATTTGATTGGTTGGTCCCATGATTGGCTAATCCATCGTAGTACGAGGTGCGATGCCTCAAATTAAATGCTCTAATGTAAAGTCAGTTTCATCAAGTTCCATGCTATGTTGTAGTTTTCTTATCCCTTTACATCCTTGACCCTGAAAATCATGTTCGTTACTTATCTTGGTCATTTTTTTGCATTTAGACCATGTTTTGTTGGATGAATAGTTGAGTACAAAGATGGTATAGCCATAAAATTTGTGAATTCATGGTCCACTTATGTAAGGTGGGAGTGATGTGTAGCATACTTCTAACACCTCTGATGGCTTAGTTTGCCAGTTACCACAACTAATTATTATTTGTACATACAAGTATTTCTCCAAACAGGACTGGTATTAACCTAAAAAATTCCTGGGCTTCAAGCCTTGGCCTGTGAAGCTATTCAGCATTTGAATTCCATTAAGATCTGTTCCAAGCTGGCTAATGTTTGATCTCACATTCTGTTGCAGGTGAAAAAGGAGGCAGCAGAGCGTAAAGCACTGGGAGCCCTTCCCCTCTACGAGAGAACCCTTCCTTGAAGACTTCTTTTCATGATATGCGCCACAATTTTTGCTCCTCGTAGCATCATAATGCATGAAATAAAATGCAGATTATGACACTATTCCTACTTCCGGTTTCATGTCCATTGCCTGTAGCAGTTTCTCGTGCCCATTCCCAAATTAATTGCGACAGAATTTCTGTTGCTGTTGCTGATATAAAAGTTTATTTTGGTTGACGGAATTGTTGCTGTAGAAGTCTGAACAACTCTCTGCTCTTGGGACTTTTCCGTTGAGCAACTGTTTTGTTGTTTGCTTCTGGGTTTACGCTTCCCATTTCTACAGAGCTATGGTGCTAGTGATCTGCTATGTTCCCTGAATTGTTCTTCTGAGCTTGCATAGAGATGTTTCTCTCTCAAAGTTCTACAGACGTGTTAACCAACAAGTTGTCCTAGTAAGAACTTGAAAGAAAATCCAAATATGGAAATCACCCTGTTGCAGTACGTTATGTTGGTTCCCTCATTTGTTTTTCCACGGATGTTCTTTCATCTCTTGAAGGAAGCCGTGCTCTTCTGCATGGCCAATGCTTGTTCTTTACGTCTTCTACGACTGATGTGCTTTCCCTATTCAGGATCATGCACTCATCAACATGTAGTGTGTGTTGAAATAGAACTCTGAGAGAGAGAACCGAGAGATGTAAATGAATCAACTGTGTCTCTTTATTGATGATGATGTTATATATATACTTACAAGGGACTCGAACAAAGGGTCGTGTTTGTTGGAGAAGGGACGCGTCTCTCTGAAGAGATAACCGCATGATAGTTGATAAGCTAAGGCGGTTGTAGATTATTAGGATTATAATTAATCCTTAACACTTCCCCTAATTTATGCTTGTTTT comes from Triticum aestivum cultivar Chinese Spring chromosome 5B, IWGSC CS RefSeq v2.1, whole genome shotgun sequence and encodes:
- the LOC123113839 gene encoding cytochrome b-c1 complex subunit 7, giving the protein MTSMLSAFSSWFVNPRRNPLARIHMLTISNRLKNFGLRYDDLYDPYFDLDIKEALGRLPREVVDARHQRLKRAMDLSMKHQYLPDDVRALQTPFKSYLSDMLALVKKEAAERKALGALPLYERTLP